A single window of Oerskovia paurometabola DNA harbors:
- the fliD gene encoding flagellar filament capping protein FliD gives MGITLSGLTSSGLDVKALVADLMKVESIPQLNLQAKVKLQRTEITALQDLNTRIAALAKSAKDLTSPNALAQFKATSSSDAVAVTAKPAAGAGTIDLVVDSVAAGQKSVTGAMSTAPGTKFTITDAKGAHTEVTAASSSLDDVVTALNGSDTGVRAVKVSAGTDPGTGEKLYRLQLTSTETGAENAFSFHAGTAAEVDGGTATDLLTAPGAATVTAAADSKVRLWAGTPAEQTVTSSTAVFTDLLPGVDVTVAKASANPVTITVNEDTEARTATVKGFVDSVQSILSRMAALTKVTIAADGSTTGATLAGESVVRNARQMLTDAASYPIDGESLSAIGIEITRTGEVVFDPKKLDAALAADPNKVTATFNKVAARVQEAAESLSDKYDGQLTTSIQNRETNAKRMDEQIVRWDTRLEQRYNRLSAQFTSMEVQLAKLDSQQQWLTGQLNALNPSKR, from the coding sequence GTGGGCATCACTCTCTCCGGCCTGACGTCGAGCGGTCTCGACGTCAAGGCGCTGGTGGCGGACCTCATGAAGGTCGAATCGATCCCCCAGCTCAACCTCCAGGCCAAGGTCAAGCTCCAGCGCACCGAGATCACGGCGCTCCAGGACCTCAACACGCGCATCGCCGCGCTCGCGAAGTCCGCCAAGGACCTCACGTCTCCCAACGCCCTCGCGCAGTTCAAGGCGACGAGCTCGTCGGACGCCGTCGCGGTGACGGCCAAGCCGGCGGCCGGAGCGGGCACGATCGACCTCGTCGTCGACTCGGTCGCCGCGGGCCAGAAGTCCGTGACCGGTGCCATGAGCACGGCCCCCGGCACGAAGTTCACGATCACCGACGCCAAGGGCGCGCACACCGAGGTCACGGCGGCTTCCTCCTCGCTCGACGACGTCGTCACGGCCCTCAACGGGTCGGACACGGGCGTCCGTGCCGTCAAGGTGTCCGCCGGCACCGACCCCGGCACGGGCGAGAAGCTCTACCGCCTGCAGCTCACGTCGACCGAGACCGGTGCCGAGAACGCGTTCTCGTTCCACGCCGGGACCGCGGCCGAGGTGGACGGCGGCACCGCGACCGACCTCCTCACCGCCCCGGGGGCGGCGACCGTGACGGCCGCCGCCGACTCGAAGGTGCGCCTGTGGGCAGGGACGCCCGCCGAGCAGACCGTGACGTCGTCCACCGCGGTCTTCACGGATCTGCTCCCGGGCGTGGACGTCACGGTCGCCAAGGCCTCCGCCAACCCGGTGACCATCACGGTCAACGAGGACACCGAGGCACGGACCGCCACGGTCAAGGGCTTCGTCGACTCGGTCCAGTCGATCCTGTCCCGCATGGCCGCGCTGACCAAGGTCACGATCGCGGCCGACGGATCGACGACGGGCGCGACGCTGGCCGGGGAGTCCGTCGTGCGCAACGCGCGCCAGATGCTGACCGACGCCGCGTCCTACCCGATCGACGGCGAGTCGCTGTCCGCGATCGGCATCGAGATCACGCGTACCGGCGAGGTCGTGTTCGACCCCAAGAAGCTCGACGCAGCCCTGGCCGCGGACCCGAACAAGGTCACGGCCACGTTCAACAAGGTCGCTGCCCGCGTCCAGGAGGCCGCGGAGTCGCTGTCGGACAAGTACGACGGCCAGCTGACCACCTCGATCCAGAACCGCGAGACCAACGCGAAGCGGATGGACGAGCAGATCGTCCGGTGGGACACGCGCCTCGAGCAGCGTTACAACCGGCTCAGCGCGCAGTTCACCTCGATGGAGGTGCAGCTCGCGAAGCTCGACTCCCAGCAGCAGTGGCTCACGGGACAGCTCAACGCCCTGAACCCGTCCAAGCGCTGA
- the fliS gene encoding flagellar export chaperone FliS encodes MTNLAQSAYGRDAILTASPARLLTMLYDRLVLDLRRAEVAQGEERWTAASEQLLHAQAIVAELMGSLDTSVWDGGEDLLAVYVYVHEALVAANVHRDIARTHEVLELVLPLQETWRQAAEVLPAGHDSTSSVRTGGVSGVA; translated from the coding sequence GTGACCAACCTCGCCCAGAGCGCCTACGGGCGCGACGCCATCCTCACCGCGTCGCCGGCGCGTCTGCTGACCATGCTCTACGACCGGCTGGTGCTCGACCTGCGCCGGGCCGAGGTCGCGCAGGGCGAGGAGCGCTGGACGGCGGCCTCCGAGCAGCTCCTGCACGCGCAGGCGATCGTCGCGGAGCTCATGGGCTCGCTCGACACCTCCGTCTGGGACGGCGGCGAGGACCTCCTCGCCGTGTACGTCTACGTGCACGAGGCGCTGGTCGCGGCGAACGTCCACCGGGACATCGCGCGCACGCACGAGGTGCTCGAGCTCGTCCTGCCGCTGCAGGAGACGTGGCGCCAGGCTGCGGAGGTGCTCCCGGCGGGGCACGACAGCACCTCGTCCGTCCGCACGGGCGGTGTGTCCGGTGTCGCCTGA
- a CDS encoding flagellar basal body rod protein FlgB yields MFDSVTSLALQSALDGLSARQRVIAENIANINTPGYTAKRVQFEQALASSVASGEGRVAFSVARSLEPTQLNGSNVNLDTETLSNIDTVLRYQFATQAVGGEAASLRAAMRTS; encoded by the coding sequence GTGTTCGACTCCGTGACCTCCTTGGCGCTCCAGAGCGCGCTCGACGGGCTCTCCGCCCGTCAACGCGTGATCGCGGAGAACATCGCCAACATCAACACCCCCGGGTACACCGCCAAGCGGGTGCAGTTCGAGCAGGCGTTGGCCTCCTCCGTCGCCTCGGGCGAGGGACGTGTGGCGTTCAGCGTGGCGCGCTCGCTCGAGCCGACCCAGCTCAACGGCTCGAACGTCAACCTGGACACCGAGACCCTCTCGAACATCGACACCGTGCTGCGCTACCAGTTCGCGACGCAGGCCGTCGGTGGCGAGGCGGCCTCGCTGCGCGCGGCGATGAGGACGAGCTGA
- a CDS encoding flagellar basal body rod protein FlgC encodes MTFDAIGIAGSGLTVHRKWLDAVADNLSNVNTVTSTDDAAFRARYVTVQEGGNDSPGAFVAGAAWGSEEGRVTYEPDHPLADEDGYVRYPDIDMSEQMGHLILAQRGYQANAAVVDRAKTAYEAALQIGK; translated from the coding sequence ATGACCTTCGACGCGATCGGCATCGCCGGCTCCGGCCTGACAGTGCACCGCAAGTGGCTCGACGCGGTCGCCGACAACCTCTCCAACGTGAACACCGTGACGTCGACCGACGACGCCGCGTTCCGCGCCCGCTACGTGACCGTCCAGGAGGGTGGCAACGACAGCCCCGGAGCGTTCGTCGCGGGCGCCGCCTGGGGCAGCGAGGAGGGGCGCGTCACGTACGAGCCGGACCACCCGCTCGCCGACGAGGACGGGTACGTGCGCTATCCGGACATCGACATGTCCGAGCAGATGGGGCATCTCATCCTGGCCCAGCGCGGGTACCAGGCGAACGCGGCGGTCGTCGACCGGGCCAAGACGGCCTACGAAGCAGCACTCCAGATCGGGAAGTGA
- the fliE gene encoding flagellar hook-basal body complex protein FliE, whose translation MPVSPIEPTTATGYLSGAEAASALSALSPATAPASTGQVGASAFASALGGAVDNTQQLQAASNELTIAAVSGDLADIHQATIASTRAATTLELVATVRNKAVDAFNEIMRMQA comes from the coding sequence ATGCCTGTGTCTCCCATCGAGCCCACGACCGCGACCGGCTACCTGTCGGGCGCCGAGGCGGCGTCCGCCCTGTCCGCCCTGTCGCCGGCCACGGCCCCCGCGTCGACCGGACAGGTGGGCGCGAGCGCGTTCGCCTCGGCCCTCGGCGGCGCGGTCGACAACACCCAGCAGCTGCAGGCGGCGTCCAACGAGCTGACGATCGCCGCCGTCTCGGGCGACCTGGCGGACATCCACCAGGCGACGATCGCCTCGACGCGTGCCGCGACCACCCTCGAGCTCGTCGCCACCGTGCGCAACAAGGCGGTCGACGCGTTCAACGAGATCATGAGGATGCAGGCCTGA